The Hypomesus transpacificus isolate Combined female chromosome 2, fHypTra1, whole genome shotgun sequence genome window below encodes:
- the LOC124479892 gene encoding protein argonaute-3 isoform X1 — protein MEIGTTGVVGAQALFSVPRRPGYGTMGKPIKLLANCFQVDIPKMDVYLYEVDIKPEKCPRRVNREVVDSMVQHFKVTIFGDRRPVYDGKRSLYTANPLPVATAGVDLDVTLPGEGGKDRPFKVSIKFVSLVSWHMLHEVLTGRSVPEPLELDKPISTNPVHAVDVVLRHLPSMKYTPVGRSFFSSPEGYDHPLGGGREVWFGFHQSVRPAMWKMMLNIDVSATAFYKAQPVIQFMCEVLDIHNIDEQPRPLTDSHRVKFTKEIKGLKVEVTHCGTMRRKYRVCNVTRRPASHQTFPLQLENGQTVERTVAQYFREKYNLQLKYPHLPCLQVGQEQKHTYLPLEVCNIVAGQRCIKKLTDNQTSTMIKATARSAPDRQEEISRLVRSANYDADPFVQEFQFRVRDEMAQVTGRVLPPPMLQYGGRVSSEHFMNRTVATPSHGVWDMRGKQFHTGVEIKMWAIACFATQRQCREEILKGFTDQLRKISKDAGMPIQGQPCFCKYAQGADSVEPMFRHLKNTYSGLQLIIVILPGKTPVYAEVKRVGDTLLGMATQCVQVKNVVKTSPQTLSNLCLKINVKLGGINNILVPHQRPSVFQQPVIFLGADVTHPPAGDGKKPSIAAVVGSMDAHPSRYCATVRVQRPRQEVIQDLASMVRELLIQFYKSTRYKPTRIIFYRDGVSEGQFRQVLYYELLAIREACISLEKDYQPGITYIVVQKRHHTRLFCADRNERVGRSGNIPAGTTVDTDITHPYEFDFYLCSHAGIQGTSRPSHYHVLWDDNCFTADEFQLLTYQLCHTYVRCTRSVSIPAPAYYAHLVAFRARYHLVDKEHDSAEGSHVSGQSNGRDPQALAKAVQIHHDTLRTMYFA, from the exons gAGTCGTTGGGGCCCAGGCCCTGTTCTCCGTCCCCCGGCGGCCTGGCTATGGCACCATGGGCAAGCCCATCAAGCTGCTGGCCAACTGCTTCCAGGTGGACATCCCCAAGATGGACGTCTACCTGTACGAGGTGGACATCAAGCCTGAGAAGTGTCCCCGCAGGGTCAACAG GGAGGTGGTGGACTCCATGGTGCAGCACTTCAAGGTCACCATCTTCGGTGACCGCAGGCCAGTCTACGACGGGAAGAGGAGCCTCTACACAGCTAACCCCCTGCCTGTAGCTACTGcaggg GTGGACCTGGATGTCACTCtgccgggggaggggggtaaggACCGCCCCTTCAAGGTGTCCATCAAGTTTGTGTCACTGGTGAGCTGGCACATGCTGCACGAGGTTTTAACAGGTCGCAGTGTTCCTGAGCCCCTGGAACTGGACAAGCCAATCAGCACCAACCCTGTCCACGCTGTGGACGTGGTCCTCAGACACCTGCCCTCCATGAA GTACACTCCGGTGGGgcgctccttcttctcctccccggaGGGCTACGACCACCCTctgggcggggggagggaggtctgGTTTGGCTTCCACCAGTCTGTACGGCCGGCCATGTGGAAGATGATGCTCAACATCGATG TGTCGGCCACAGCCTTCTACAAGGCCCAGCCCGTCATCCAGTTCATGTGTGAGGTCCTGGACATCCACAACATCGACGAGCAGCCACGCCCACTCACAGACTCCCACAGGGTCAAGTTCACCAAAGAGATTAAAG GTCTGAAGGTGGAGGTGACACACTGTGGAACCATGAGGAGGAAGTATCGAGTCTGCAACGTGACCCGCCGTCCGGCCAGTCACCAGAC GTTCCCCCTACAGCTGGAGAACGGCCAGACAGTAGAACGTACGGTAGCCCAGTACTTCAGAGAGAAGTACAACCTGCAGCTGAAATACCCCCACCTGCCCTGCCTGCAGGTGGGCCAGGAGCAGAAGcacacctacctgcccctggag GTGTGTAACATAGTAGCAGGGCAGCGGTGCATCAAGAAGCTGACAGATAATCAGACCTCCACCATGATCAAAGCCACAGCTCGCTCTGCCCccgacagacaggaggagatcaGCCGGCTG GTGCGGAGCGCCAACTACGACGCAGACCCGTTTGTTCAGGAGTTCCAGTTCCGCGTGCGTGATGAGATGGCCCAGGTGACCGGGCGcgtgctgcccccccccatgCTGCAGTACGGTGGGCGGGTGAGCTCTGAACACTTTATG AACCGCACGGTGGCCACGCCCAGCCACGGGGTGTGGGACATGAGGGGGAAGCAGTTCCACACAGGTGTGGAGATCAAGATGTGGGCCATCGCCTGCTTCGCCACGCAGAGACAGTGCAGGGAGGAGATCCTCAA GGGCTTCACCGACCAGCTGCGTAAGATCTCAAAGGATGCTGGGATGCCCATCCAGGGCCAGCCCTGCTTCTGTAAGTACGCCCAGGGGGCCGACAGCGTGGAGCCCATGTTCAGACACCTGAAGAACACCTACTCTGGCCTGCAGCTCATCATCGTCATCCTGCCTGGAAAGACCCCCGTCTACG CGGAGGTGAAGCGTGTGGGAGACACTCTCCTGGGCATGGCCACCCAGTGTGTCCAGGTGAAGAACGTGGTGAagacctccccccagaccctctccaacCTCTGCCTGAAGATCAACGTCAAGCTGGGGGGCATCAACAACATCCTGGTGCCTCACCAACG gccctcaGTGTTCCAGCAGCCCGTCATCTTCCTGGGAGCCGATGTTACCCACCCTCCTGCTGGGGATGGGAAGAAGCCCTCCATCGCAGCG gtggtGGGCAGTATGGATGCCCACCCCAGCCGGTACTGTGCTACGGTTCGGGTCCAGAGGCCCAGGCAGGAGGTCATCCAGGATCTGGCGTCCATGGTGAGAGAGCTGCTGATCCAGTTCTACAAGTCGACCCGCTACAAACCCACCAGGATCATCTTCTACAGGGACGGAGTGTCTGAGGGCCAGTTCAGACAG GTGCTGTACTATGAGCTGCTGGCGATCCGAGAGGCCTGCATCAGTCTGGAGAAGGACTACCAGCCCGGCATCACCTACATCGTGGTGCAGAAGAGACACCACACCAGGCTGTTCTGTGCCGACCGCAACGAGAGG GTTGGACGTAGTGGCAACATTCCTGCCGGCACCACTGTGGACACGGACATCACTCACCCCTACGAGTTTGACTTCTACCTCTGCAGTCACGCTGGGATACAG ggcaCCAGTCGCCCCTCCCACTACCACGTCCTCTGGGACGACAACTGCTTCACGGCTGATGAGTTCCAGCTGCTCACCTACCAGCTGTGCCACACCTACGTACGCTGCACACGCTCAGTCTCCATCCCTGCGCCAGCCTACTACGCCCACCTGGTGGCCTTCCGCGCCCGCtaccacctggtggacaaggagcACGACAG tgcGGAGGGCAGCCATGTGTCTGGACAGAGCAACGGCCGGGACCCCCAGGCTCTGGCTAAGGCCGTGCAGATTCACCACGACACTCTGAGGACCATGTACTTCGCCTga
- the si:dkeyp-97a10.2 gene encoding uncharacterized protein si:dkeyp-97a10.2, producing the protein MRLQCCLCWAVALLWLMPGGAQSVSVQIQTPQPVHVLPASRLLLQAQLSPQVSSVAWEREPEHGSQGGKVTLAVFPGNPSSGRVRLEQQGAVLSLEGFTPADSGRYTVTVTDQSGAMATAECMVTEYVAVHHVSVSVNASHASLFCAEAWGSEPRFTWLHDNAAVTTALGRVSVDGKTLFFSSTPVCGHFTCVVSNRLGHSSATYTADPCRREGGGGAAVWACLLVLLVLGGGLAFLLWRRQRQALGKGERLQEHLDENL; encoded by the exons ATGAGGCTGCAGTGCTGTCTATGCTGGGCTGTGGCTCTGCTGTGGCTGA TGCCAGGTGGTGCCCAGAGTGTGTCTGTCCAGATCCAAACCCCCCAGCCGGTGCAtgtcctcccagcctccaggcTGCTGCTCCAGGCCCAGCTCAGCCCCCAGGTGTCCAGCGTGGCCTGGGAGCGAGAGCCGGAACATGGCAGCCAGGGGGGGAAGGTGACCCTGGCTGTCTTCCCAG GTAACCCCTCCAGCGGGCGTGTTCGTCTGGAGCAGCAGGGGGCGGTGTTGAGCCTGGAGGGCTTCACACCGGCAGACAGCGGCCGCTACACGGTTACCGTCACCGACCAGTCGGGTGCCATGGCGACGGCGGAGTGCATGGTTACAGAATATG TGGCGGTGCATCACGTGTCTGTGAGCGTGAACGCTTCCCACGCCTCCCTGTTCTGTGCTGAGGCCTGGGGCAGCGAGCCCCGCTTCACCTGGCTCCATGACAATGCTGCCGTGACAACAGCCCTGGGCCGTGTGTCCGTGGACGGGAAGacgctcttcttctcctccacgcCCGTCTGCGGACACTTCACCTGCGTGGTGAGCAACCGGCTGGGCCACAGCTCTGCTACCTACACCGCAG ATCCCTGccggagagagggcgggggaggggcggCGGTGTGGGCGTGTCTGCTGGTGCTGCTTGTCCTCGGAGGAGGACTGGCCTTCCTGCTGTGgag gagacagaggcaggcgCTCGGCAAGGGGGAAAGGCTGCAGGAACACCTGGATGAAAACCTGTAG
- the LOC124479892 gene encoding protein argonaute-3 isoform X2 produces the protein MEIGTTGVVGAQALFSVPRRPGYGTMGKPIKLLANCFQVDIPKMDVYLYEVDIKPEKCPRRVNREVVDSMVQHFKVTIFGDRRPVYDGKRSLYTANPLPVATAGVDLDVTLPGEGGKDRPFKVSIKFVSLVSWHMLHEVLTGRSVPEPLELDKPISTNPVHAVDVVLRHLPSMKYTPVGRSFFSSPEGYDHPLGGGREVWFGFHQSVRPAMWKMMLNIDVSATAFYKAQPVIQFMCEVLDIHNIDEQPRPLTDSHRVKFTKEIKGLKVEVTHCGTMRRKYRVCNVTRRPASHQTFPLQLENGQTVERTVAQYFREKYNLQLKYPHLPCLQVGQEQKHTYLPLEVCNIVAGQRCIKKLTDNQTSTMIKATARSAPDRQEEISRLVRSANYDADPFVQEFQFRVRDEMAQVTGRVLPPPMLQYGGRNRTVATPSHGVWDMRGKQFHTGVEIKMWAIACFATQRQCREEILKGFTDQLRKISKDAGMPIQGQPCFCKYAQGADSVEPMFRHLKNTYSGLQLIIVILPGKTPVYAEVKRVGDTLLGMATQCVQVKNVVKTSPQTLSNLCLKINVKLGGINNILVPHQRPSVFQQPVIFLGADVTHPPAGDGKKPSIAAVVGSMDAHPSRYCATVRVQRPRQEVIQDLASMVRELLIQFYKSTRYKPTRIIFYRDGVSEGQFRQVLYYELLAIREACISLEKDYQPGITYIVVQKRHHTRLFCADRNERVGRSGNIPAGTTVDTDITHPYEFDFYLCSHAGIQGTSRPSHYHVLWDDNCFTADEFQLLTYQLCHTYVRCTRSVSIPAPAYYAHLVAFRARYHLVDKEHDSAEGSHVSGQSNGRDPQALAKAVQIHHDTLRTMYFA, from the exons gAGTCGTTGGGGCCCAGGCCCTGTTCTCCGTCCCCCGGCGGCCTGGCTATGGCACCATGGGCAAGCCCATCAAGCTGCTGGCCAACTGCTTCCAGGTGGACATCCCCAAGATGGACGTCTACCTGTACGAGGTGGACATCAAGCCTGAGAAGTGTCCCCGCAGGGTCAACAG GGAGGTGGTGGACTCCATGGTGCAGCACTTCAAGGTCACCATCTTCGGTGACCGCAGGCCAGTCTACGACGGGAAGAGGAGCCTCTACACAGCTAACCCCCTGCCTGTAGCTACTGcaggg GTGGACCTGGATGTCACTCtgccgggggaggggggtaaggACCGCCCCTTCAAGGTGTCCATCAAGTTTGTGTCACTGGTGAGCTGGCACATGCTGCACGAGGTTTTAACAGGTCGCAGTGTTCCTGAGCCCCTGGAACTGGACAAGCCAATCAGCACCAACCCTGTCCACGCTGTGGACGTGGTCCTCAGACACCTGCCCTCCATGAA GTACACTCCGGTGGGgcgctccttcttctcctccccggaGGGCTACGACCACCCTctgggcggggggagggaggtctgGTTTGGCTTCCACCAGTCTGTACGGCCGGCCATGTGGAAGATGATGCTCAACATCGATG TGTCGGCCACAGCCTTCTACAAGGCCCAGCCCGTCATCCAGTTCATGTGTGAGGTCCTGGACATCCACAACATCGACGAGCAGCCACGCCCACTCACAGACTCCCACAGGGTCAAGTTCACCAAAGAGATTAAAG GTCTGAAGGTGGAGGTGACACACTGTGGAACCATGAGGAGGAAGTATCGAGTCTGCAACGTGACCCGCCGTCCGGCCAGTCACCAGAC GTTCCCCCTACAGCTGGAGAACGGCCAGACAGTAGAACGTACGGTAGCCCAGTACTTCAGAGAGAAGTACAACCTGCAGCTGAAATACCCCCACCTGCCCTGCCTGCAGGTGGGCCAGGAGCAGAAGcacacctacctgcccctggag GTGTGTAACATAGTAGCAGGGCAGCGGTGCATCAAGAAGCTGACAGATAATCAGACCTCCACCATGATCAAAGCCACAGCTCGCTCTGCCCccgacagacaggaggagatcaGCCGGCTG GTGCGGAGCGCCAACTACGACGCAGACCCGTTTGTTCAGGAGTTCCAGTTCCGCGTGCGTGATGAGATGGCCCAGGTGACCGGGCGcgtgctgcccccccccatgCTGCAGTACGGTGGGCGG AACCGCACGGTGGCCACGCCCAGCCACGGGGTGTGGGACATGAGGGGGAAGCAGTTCCACACAGGTGTGGAGATCAAGATGTGGGCCATCGCCTGCTTCGCCACGCAGAGACAGTGCAGGGAGGAGATCCTCAA GGGCTTCACCGACCAGCTGCGTAAGATCTCAAAGGATGCTGGGATGCCCATCCAGGGCCAGCCCTGCTTCTGTAAGTACGCCCAGGGGGCCGACAGCGTGGAGCCCATGTTCAGACACCTGAAGAACACCTACTCTGGCCTGCAGCTCATCATCGTCATCCTGCCTGGAAAGACCCCCGTCTACG CGGAGGTGAAGCGTGTGGGAGACACTCTCCTGGGCATGGCCACCCAGTGTGTCCAGGTGAAGAACGTGGTGAagacctccccccagaccctctccaacCTCTGCCTGAAGATCAACGTCAAGCTGGGGGGCATCAACAACATCCTGGTGCCTCACCAACG gccctcaGTGTTCCAGCAGCCCGTCATCTTCCTGGGAGCCGATGTTACCCACCCTCCTGCTGGGGATGGGAAGAAGCCCTCCATCGCAGCG gtggtGGGCAGTATGGATGCCCACCCCAGCCGGTACTGTGCTACGGTTCGGGTCCAGAGGCCCAGGCAGGAGGTCATCCAGGATCTGGCGTCCATGGTGAGAGAGCTGCTGATCCAGTTCTACAAGTCGACCCGCTACAAACCCACCAGGATCATCTTCTACAGGGACGGAGTGTCTGAGGGCCAGTTCAGACAG GTGCTGTACTATGAGCTGCTGGCGATCCGAGAGGCCTGCATCAGTCTGGAGAAGGACTACCAGCCCGGCATCACCTACATCGTGGTGCAGAAGAGACACCACACCAGGCTGTTCTGTGCCGACCGCAACGAGAGG GTTGGACGTAGTGGCAACATTCCTGCCGGCACCACTGTGGACACGGACATCACTCACCCCTACGAGTTTGACTTCTACCTCTGCAGTCACGCTGGGATACAG ggcaCCAGTCGCCCCTCCCACTACCACGTCCTCTGGGACGACAACTGCTTCACGGCTGATGAGTTCCAGCTGCTCACCTACCAGCTGTGCCACACCTACGTACGCTGCACACGCTCAGTCTCCATCCCTGCGCCAGCCTACTACGCCCACCTGGTGGCCTTCCGCGCCCGCtaccacctggtggacaaggagcACGACAG tgcGGAGGGCAGCCATGTGTCTGGACAGAGCAACGGCCGGGACCCCCAGGCTCTGGCTAAGGCCGTGCAGATTCACCACGACACTCTGAGGACCATGTACTTCGCCTga
- the LOC124476849 gene encoding tektin-2-like — protein MASLSRKPGRGYSMTDWDTNNKLISDATEHHRSQSERARQEGQALTAETTCKGVCGERDFSGRLVIRLQEVSQQRHALLRCSHHLDTEIHALTQARKELEEVMMGLGARVEVVEECWALGEGRRGGELISDRVEAELRREAELIDLTQQQLQELSSQAFLVLCRLQETRQLLTFDLNNKVEALDVDLACLSVTDQTTGLSLKPRPTRGPAGSSSHQEWSLFSQRNMSQAQEEMQASLRLRESLTSARAQSQADLEAQSSRSGFSLRRNTHLLHQAFNHLRWEHHTTKEEISELERAIRGVEQELVARDAHLKLVHTRLDSRTYRPGTELCMDQVQSSLVDEARQLEVSTAALKQHRAQCQHTLKTLEEHLARLEFNLDLKHEALELTLRSNQTRQRLEPHPSSPRPDTPPPHPWDSAGRLLSHKP, from the exons ATGGCCTCGCTGAGCAGAAAACCAGGCCGTGGGTACAGCATGACAGACTGGGACACCAATAACAAGCTGATCTCAGACGCCACAGAACACCAccgcagccaatcagagagggcGCGGCAGGAGGGGCAGGCCCTGACAGCTGAGACAACCTGCAAG GGCGTGTGCGGTGAGCGGGACTTCAGCGGGCGTCTTGTGATCCGGCTCCAGGAGGTCTCCCAGCAGAGGCACGCCCTGCTGCGCTGCTCCCACCACCTGGACACAGAGATCCACGCTCTCACTCAG GCGAGAAAGGAGTTAGAAGAAGTGATGATGGGGCTGGGCGCTcgtgtggaggtggtggaggagtgctgggcgctgggggaggggcggagaggaggagagctgatcTCTGACCGTGTGGAGGCGGAGCTGAGGAGGGAGGCGGAGCTTATTGACCTCACACAGCAACAGCTGCAGGAGCTCAGCAGCCAGGCCTTCCTGGTGCTCTG CCGCCTCCAGGAGACTCGCCAGctgctgacctttgaccttaacAACAAGGTGGAGGCCCTGGATGTGGACctggcctgcctgtctgtcacagaCCAGACCACAGGCCTCTCCCTCAAGCCCCGCCCCACCCGCGGGCCTGCAGG TTCTTCCTCCCACCAAGAGTGGTCACTGTTTAGCCAGCGCAACATGAGCCAGGCCCAGGAAGAGATGCAGGCATCcctgaggctgagagagagcctGACCTCCGCCAGGGCACAG agccAGGCAGACCTGGAAGCCCAGAGCAGCAGGTCAGGGTTCAGCCTGCGCAGGAacacccacctcctccaccaggcctTCAACCACCTCCGCTGGGAACACCACACG acCAAAGAGGAGATCTCAGAGCTGGAGAGGGCGATCCGCGGTGTGGAGCAGGAGCTGGTGGCCAGAGATGCCCACCTGAAGCTGGTCCACACCAGGCTGGACAGCAGGACCTACCGGCCTGGCACGGAGCTATGCatggaccag GTGCAGTCCAGCCTGGTGGATGAAGCCCGGCAGCTGGAAGTCTCTACTGCAGCTCTGAAGCAACACCGGGCCCAGTGTCA ACACACCCTAAAGACCCTGGAGGAACATCTTGCACGTCTGGAGTTCAACCTGGACCTGAAGCACGAGGCGCTGGAACTGACCCTGCGTAGCAACCAGACACGGCAACGCCTGgagccccacccctcctccccgcgCCCAgacacccccccgccccacccctgGGATTCTGCTGGAAGGCTGCTCTCTCATAAACCCTAA